The following are encoded together in the Drosophila takahashii strain IR98-3 E-12201 chromosome X, DtakHiC1v2, whole genome shotgun sequence genome:
- the LOC108060307 gene encoding uncharacterized protein, producing the protein MDGDQIRKSSSDQDLEYSQSRRKGVHYASIAEFLASLNINDTTLGSVRGVGTLSLEDYLKIVRSADKKEQGDGNSITLETKKISKKSLQEINNRQVRQSDAKNLSKSKLISQYTEKIWI; encoded by the coding sequence ATGGACGGAGATCAAATCCGGAAGAGCAGCAGCGATCAGGACTTGGAATATAGTCAAAGTCGCCGCAAAGGCGTTCATTATGCCTCGATTGCCGAATTCCTGGCGAGTCTCAATATCAATGATACCACTTTGGGATCTGTTCGGGGTGTTGGAACCCTGAGCCTGGAGGATTACCTAAAGATCGTGCGAAGTGCCGATAAAAAAGAGCAGGGCGACGGGAATAGTATTACTCTCGAAACCAAAAAGATAAGCAAGAAATCGTTGCAGGAAATCAACAACCGGCAAGTCAGGCAGTCAGATGCAAAGAATCTCAGCAAATCCAAACTAATATCTCAGTACACTGAAAAGATTTGGATTTAA